The sequence AACAATTTTGCTACAATTCCTAATAAATTGATTAATATTTTCAGCCACACTGTGAAATGCATAAAGATGGAGGCATAAGAAAGAATTGAACACAAAATGAACCAATTTGCAGATGAATgagcaaaaaaattaaattatagaaccatctaattttataaaaattcccAATTCGTAAATGTGATGATTACAACCTAATCACCTTCCATCTCTGTATCTTCcaactataaataaaatatataccaTCAAATTATATATTACAGAGACTATTTCAGAAGAGGAGGGAAAGATTGAGACACACACGGTAGCACCAAACCTCCCAACGCCCCACCGTAAAAGCCTCACGACGGCCGCTTCGGAGGCCTCGCCGAGATCTGAATCGGAATGGGCCGACCCGTACCTGTTCCTCCGCAGCTGCTGCAGGCCATACGACCGGACCCGGCGCAGGTCCGGCAGCCAACGTCGCCGTCCGACCACCGCGAGCATAGGCACGAGACCCGGCCCGTGCCGTTGCAACTAGAACACCTGGGAAATGGACCGGCCATCGGCTTCTGGTCCATGACCGACTTCACCAGAACCGCCCCGGCCAAGACGCTCAAGCCGGTGGCGAGTTGAGTCAATACGATCGGACTCATAACAATAGTAATGAAGAAAAGGAAGTTGCAGAGATGGGATGGCGTCAATGGGGAAGAAGGGTGAGgggatatttttttatttttggttatggTAATATAAAATAGgaagtatttttggaatttataaGTGAAGAGAGGAGAAGTGGTATTGGGTTTGGACACGTAGATGCGTGTGAAATTGGGGGATTTTTCTTGGAGTGTAGTGAGGATGTTTTTGGTGGGTGTTGTTGCTTCTCTTCCTCCTTCCACTCTTTGTTTGGTTGTAATTCGGGTCTTGTGTGTATATGCTCGTACTGGTTCTTTGGTTTCATTGATCCCAACCCACGGTGGCGATTGCTTGGATTTGATCGCGTTACGCTTGATGCAATCGGAAgacttatattattattattattattttttaaagattttttaagatgttttattaaaaatttgacaaaacTAGGTTGTGAATCTGTGATAGGGTATTAAGTACTAATTTTCTTAACAGGTTTTGAGCAGGAACACGGTTTAAAGTGATATAgcatagaaaaattaaagaaattttaatttttcttttcaaagaaaTAAGTTTATAGCTTTAAGtcttttgatcatttttttttcttgttgttttttttatctaattttaaatagaattcaATACTAAATAGTatctaataatattaagtattagattatttttatttaatatttggtttttattgagtattaattagtaaaaaaatatatatatacttattttattctctcttacaaccaaagatgaaaatatcggtaatcatggatatattgatacttcgattttacggatatatcaaatattttgaaaaaaaaaatatcgataagcttaaaattgttaaaaactcatgaaaatataagaaaaacttcataataatataattagaagtataatagacattttaaagttattttattgaaaattttgatatatgtataacatgatttatcatatttgataataatatcgtatgcattaataaaaatatgaattttataagtatacatttattattaaattacatattatgttatttgattataatatgtctaattttaaaatatatattaatattaaaatatgatctatttaattcaattgtattaaacaatataaaataaattatgatatatatataattttttaataattaattaattaatattaatattaaaaacattatgaagaaaattatataatttttatatttttggtaattaattaaaagaaaattttgcatttaattataaaataattataattcatttgctctttaaaatattcttttaatattttctttatataatgagtttaagtatatatatgtttggtgcATTTCATATTATAAGGGCAAGTTAGCCCTGATGGCAAGTGGAGTGAACCCCAAACCAATTTCAAGCAAAAGGGGAGGCGCACTGTAGCGGGCTGTGGCACATTTGACTTCACTGTAGCGCGTTTGATTCCGTTGACCTGCGTTGACCATGCGATATTTCGTGGAAAATCACCGATTTATCGAGATTTATCCTGAAATATCGTCGACCCTAACATGGGGCTTCGCTTGAACCCATGACACTTGATTCATGGGTACTAATTTGTAGATCAAATTTTGACAATCTTATTTGAAACCTATTGATATTCATTGATGATAAGTCAAACTTCTTATGATATTTAACTCACATCCCgtgaatttattaaaagaatcaTTGTTTGGGTGACCCATTTCGGGTTTAAGAGCGATATGATTACACTTAAACAACTTCTACCACATCTTCAGAATAATcctaaaataaagataaaactaTAATATCGGAAGCTTTTAAATATTTccttaaattgtaattaattttttatataagttaaAACAAAAGGGCTTCCACAATAAATGATTATATGGCACTTTTTGGACCTTTATTCTACAAAATCTACTTCATAAAAGTTGTATGGGATATTCTTGAATTAAGTTTTAAGCAAAGTATGttgtattaatttaatattgcATTGGATTGTTAGTgtaagatggtgtttgttttttacttaattttaaatagaactttaatgtttaatagtgttaagtattaaatttatttttgtaatattttatttttattaagtattaacaaataaagaaaaaccttattttttctatttaaaaaagtcaaatattttaaatttttttattcaacaaagaatttataataagtcattaaaaagtagaaaacaaacaacctaagttctgaaaacaaattacatttagcaaaaaaccaaaacaacaaaCACCCTTTAAATCATtctaagtttattaaaaatttatagcaTTGAATGGGACCAGACGAGGATATAGAACAATGAgacctttcttttctaatttaaCCAAGATTGTATATTTATTTGACTTCAACTTTGACTTTAgtatgaaaatcattttttttttcataaaaatattttacatttaatagaaatttcaaaatttaaataataataacactaaaaaagaaatttaaattgaaaattttgatatgttaTTAAGTAGTAAttgtatataaatttaaattataactatttttctttcctgtctttaataataaatcaaatataaaatttattttaccattaaaaaaattaatttagccTAAGTCACTCTTTccatttcttgtttttaaaatataaatttctatataaaatattaaaattatggatttaatttttatttttaaaaggtagtaaaattttatacattaattcttctaaataatttttataatcattattttttttggacatAATTctctaaatattcatatatcttataaaattttttttattattaatattattaaaaaaattgaggaatgacaataaaagggaagcaaagtttgaaattttattaagcTATTTCGAAAAATTTGGAGGAAAATacgagaaaaataaaatagaaaaaaaataaaaaatgaagaagaataaaaaataaatttaaattttgataaattatttttacatattacttatttttctttattatatgaatattaaacaatttaaatatatataaaattttaataatttttaattatattttattttattttatatttttcatgataaaactaaatataagaaaattattgttttttaatatatatatattattttgaataagaagaaaaatgaattttaaaaaaaatatttaaaatttcatataatatttaatcaAAGAAcgtgaataaaatttaaacgaTAGTGAAAGCAGCGCGTATTGCGCAAAACGTGAACGGCTTGTATGAGTTGTGGGGTAACGGCTAGCGGCGCCGACATGAGGGGGTTGGCGTGGAAAGAACGGTGGAGGCTGTGGACGGTCAACAGCGCCGACAACACCTCTCAATGTTTGGAGGTTTGGAACAGTCAGAACACACTTTCTTTATTATTCTTCAATCTCTTGACTTGTTTTCTATGACCACGTTTCCATTACACCGGTACTATTTGCTCGTTTGACTCTTTTGTTGGACGAAGTCCTCAAACATGTTGTAgcatttttattaactttaacatgttctgattttaaatttatgattataaaaGAATGTTGTCAAAATTTAAAAGCTTACCTAATCCCATCGTGTGATTATGATTTtacaaagtgtttttaaattttttaatatttaaaattttttattattatctaaatattaaaaactttataaatattttttaaaatcacctcCAAATACAATCTAAAttacttaaatattttaaaaatatgtttgacaatgattctggatagtgtttttagagaatgtttctaacttttataatatttaaaaattcgtTTAATagtgtgtggaccccgcatttcggctcaatgcgttttccactcggtggcgagctcgattttcatttaatttgaaaaaatgatttttatttgttaagaaaatgacttggagtcgccacttatttttgttttatttttaaagggtaaacaaaataagaaagaaaaaccctaaatgtgactccttactttggaaaagacggtctgtgaaaaaaccagatcgggttcgggggtcatgtcacttatcaggaaggtacggtaaagaccgtaacacccctctaagcccctaaaatgagtctctactaataaaatgaagttgacgtGGCAATTAATAGGAAACCGATGAATACCCGGAACTATCATACACATATGAGAATAtaaacatgcatacagaaaatgaccCAAGCGGAtatggatgcgtacctgggcggtgatccataaagcgctatcaagaagtgaggttagtgcacaattaaggaataattacgagcatgtcatagagcagaataaaatcaatcatgcatgacaattaaatcagACAAACAATCAATTAGTCATGAattcacatatgtggggcccccaccaaagcccgttttatCTTGCCTGAATCAATTCCAATAACTCCATTGttcggaattacggaaattGATTCCTTGCCtacttcaaaacattttaaaaatagaggaagtatgaaaattgcttgccagaAATAAAAGTGGCAGCAAGACCCTATTGAAAATGTGATTTTGGAACCTACAGAAACTCTAAGGATGTAGTATGAGACAATCGGGGCCATTTGAATACCAGGATTTAAAAGGAGTTGCAAGATGGGATTCCGGGTGCGAGGTATCCGGGGAAGATGGAACGTCGGCGGAGGATTCCGGGTGCGACATGTCTGGGTATAATGTTGGCGGAGGAGAATTTCCGGGTACAGGGACGTCCGAGTATAATGTTGGCGGAGGAAGAATTCCGGGTAAGACATGTCCGGATGGAATGGCGGCGGGGCTTCCGGACGCGATATGTCCGGGTGGAATGGCGACGGAGGAATTCCGGGTGAGATTCGTCCGGATGGAAAAATGGCGGCGGAGGAAATCCGGACGCGATGGGCGTCCGGGGGAAAATGACGGTGGGGAGTATGAGACACACGGGGATTTATGCATGATGAAGATGAACGAGAATACGAGTGGAATGATGGATGGGGATATAGACACGTTGGATGAAACGATGAATAATAAGCGGAAATGGGTATGCGGATGCTGATGAGGTGAGCTTTGCCGCCATGGCAACTACTCCAGATTTTCTAGGATTTCTTTTGAGCAGGGACGGAAAAATGGACGCGCGCCTCGGAAGGATATCGAGAAACGGGGGAAGTAGAGAAACAGAGCGTAAAAGAAAATGAGCGAACGAAGGAAAATATCAGAAAATCCATTTCATGAATTATCCATGAATCTTTTGAGCAGGTGGGCAAACCATATCAGAGGCAACCATTCCTCATGGTTCTCAAGCATTTCACAACCACAACAGGAGCATGTCAAATTAAAAGATGGACAAATCTACAcaaatgcatgcatacataTCAACAAACAGATCGGTGGCCTTCAACATCCACCCAAAACAGCATCATGTTATGGAAAAACAATGAATAGTGAGAGACGAGGAGAAAACTGTGTACATACCTGGTTCCtcaagcaaagagaaatcaaacCTCAGCTCTCTCAATGAGTTTCTCTCTCGGCTATCGTAGACCTCCTCAGAGAAAATCCCCTCTCCCCCCTAGCcaccttcttcctttttttcttttcttgtatatCTTCTCTTCCTCTTTGGTTTCTTGGTATCTTCTTTTTGCCAGCCACTCTGCTGCCCTACGATGTTGTCACCTCCAACCATCTCTGCAGTAGCCACCTTTCTGTCCTCTCATCCGCGCCTCCTGATGGCCTGCGGGACCCCCTTCCAGAGAGCTCCTCCACGTGTCAAAGTC is a genomic window of Vitis riparia cultivar Riparia Gloire de Montpellier isolate 1030 chromosome 1, EGFV_Vit.rip_1.0, whole genome shotgun sequence containing:
- the LOC117919726 gene encoding uncharacterized protein LOC117919726, translated to MSPIVLTQLATGLSVLAGAVLVKSVMDQKPMAGPFPRCSSCNGTGRVSCLCSRWSDGDVGCRTCAGSGRMACSSCGGTGTGRPIPIQISARPPKRPS